A region of the Echeneis naucrates chromosome 15, fEcheNa1.1, whole genome shotgun sequence genome:
TTTCTGCATACTTATGCATAGTGTGTTTACACTCACTGTCCCCGGGATCATAATAGCTCAGGCAGGAAGTGCCATGAAATGTGGGTAGTGTTGTCTTCTACTGGACCTTGGTGACAGCCTCGTGGATGGACTGAGCCACATAGTCGATGTTTTTGGTCGTCAAACCGCACATGTTGATGCGACCACTGGCCATTAAGTAAATGTGTTTCTCCTGCACCAAAAATTCCACTTGTTTGGCTGCAGGAAATACATCAGAACCAGATTTGATACATTATCAATCCTGTAAATATGAAAGTGTTAGAAGGTAACATTGTGTTTCATATTATCAACAAATGCTAAAATCCCATGATTGTTAAAAACCAGAGAGACACAGCAATGTTCAGCATTTGTGCGTAATTGCAGGAGCATGTAGTCTGAAATCTACATGTTCCTGAGGGGATGTGTGCGTGGTAGTTGTGCTGAGatgcgcatgtgtgtgagaaaaggTTCATTCTCTGCATGTGGTCTTTGCACTTACGGTTGAGACCTGTGAAACTGAACATGCCGATCTGCTCTGTGATGTGTTCCCATGTCCCTGGTGTCCCCAGAGCTTGGAGTTTAGCTTTTAGCTGAGCCCTCATCAATAAGACTCTGTCAGCCATGGTCTTCACATTGTCCTTCCTGGTGTCACATAAATAAGATTCAAgtcattttacataaaaaagtaCATTGTATTTTTAGAGTTACTCCCCATGGAGTGCtttgaattgtgtttttctgctgaccATTCAATGAAGAGCTCAGGTGAGTTAAGAGTGTTGGCAATGATGCGAGCTCCTTGAGAGGGCGGGTTGGACCACGTGGTCCTAACAATCTTCTCCATTTGGGACAGAACTCGCTTCAGATTGTCTGCATCACGAGCCACAATGGTCAAGTTGCCCACACGCTCATCTGTTGGAGCAAACAGATCACACataaaacaatataacaattttttatttctttatatatatatacacacacacacacacacacaaatacaacagaCCTGTCTAAACTAGTACTACAACCTTTACTATAGAACATAAAGGCTGACAGGAGGGACAATGCCTAAACTGCTCCCCCTCTGGAAAATAAGACACTGGTATTGATTAAGATGATTTATGCAGTTTCTTTTCTCCAGTAAATATATGTGACTTCACTTGTCATAATTGGCCAGTATAGCCACTACATAGAATGATTTGCATTTCCAATTTAATGTCTTACCTTTGTATTGTGCTGTTAAAAAGGCACTTTGATATGTCCTTAATCACAATTAGTCATAAACAATGTCACTCTGTATCACTCTTATGCAAGTATATAAGGTTCAACTTGATTGCACCCAGGAGTCACTCACTGTAGAGACCAAAGTTCTTGGAGAATGATTGagcacaaaacatttcaaagccCAAGGAGACGAAGTATCGCACCGCCCAGGCATCATTCTCTAGACTGCCTGAGGCGAAGCCCTGATAAGCTGAGTCAAAGAAGACAAACAGCTTCCTTCTCTGAAAAAAGGACAAGCAATCATCATGTGATTGGCACGTGCATTATAGTGACAGCGGATTTAAGAAAACAGTGTGGTAGTTCGTATCCATAAGTGTGCGTGTATGATACCATCATAACTTCTGCAATCTGCTGCCATTGCCCCTGAGTGGGGTCTGTGCCAGTTGGATTATGGGCACAGGCATGCAGGACAAAGATGGAGTGCTCTGGACAACTCTGCAGGAAACCAGGATGAGATAAAGAGGTACTGTAATATCCTAATGAAATGCACTGATGGCCAAAATGACCAACCCACACCACTTACCTCCAAGTCACTAAGGAAACCAGCCAAATCCAGACCCCTCTTTTCAGCGTCCCAGTACTTGTATGGACGGACATCCTCAAAGCCAGCATTGGCAAATACACCATTGTGATTTTCTGAAACGGAAAgttctcatttcattgtttatatTTCCTCT
Encoded here:
- the got1 gene encoding aspartate aminotransferase, cytoplasmic, yielding MSLFSEVPQAAPVAVFKLTQDFNNDQFPNKVNLGVGAYRTDDGQPWVLPVVKKVEKIIVHDDRLNHEYLPILGLPEFRSAASKIALGDDSPAIQENRVGAVQCLGGTGALKMGAEFLRRFYNGNNNTKTPVYVSAPTWENHNGVFANAGFEDVRPYKYWDAEKRGLDLAGFLSDLESCPEHSIFVLHACAHNPTGTDPTQGQWQQIAEVMMRRKLFVFFDSAYQGFASGSLENDAWAVRYFVSLGFEMFCAQSFSKNFGLYNERVGNLTIVARDADNLKRVLSQMEKIVRTTWSNPPSQGARIIANTLNSPELFIEWKDNVKTMADRVLLMRAQLKAKLQALGTPGTWEHITEQIGMFSFTGLNPKQVEFLVQEKHIYLMASGRINMCGLTTKNIDYVAQSIHEAVTKVQ